TTTCCCAATTTACTTTCGCCCATGCCATAGAAGAAGAATTGCAGGAACCAGGTTGTTCCGGCCAGAGCGCATAACAAATAGTTTTTTCGCAAGGGTTTTTTTAAGTCTGAATAATCGCCAAAGCTTTTATTTCTAATATTAAGTGAGATGCACCAAATTAGATTTAAGGTAAGGCCACCCCATAACAGTACCACAAAGGTGGCGTTGTTCTGAAATAACGGATTCATACCGGCCGCAACGGCCGATTCGGACAAAGACTGACCGGCCTCGATACCAAAATTAAAACAAGAACTTAAAATTCCCGAGCATAGACCAATAGCCAACCCTTTGAATAAGTTAAACTCGTTATTGGTCTTTGATTGCTCTTTTTGGGGTAACTGTTTTTCCTTCATCATACCCGCTTTTCCGCAGATAGCAATTCCTAGTAAACAAATTAAAATGCCCAATAAAATGACTTGCCCCCATGTAGAGGAAATTAGTTCGTTAAAAGTGGTCTTTCCTTCTATAGGGAAAAAGTCGTAATAAATTGTTGGGACAAGGGCACCAAATACGGCGGAAAAACCGAGTATTACGGTATTTCCCAGTGATAGTCCCAAATAACGAATACCAAGGCCATAGGTCAATCCGCCAATACCCCACAACAATCCAAACAAAATGATATACCCCAATGTAGCTGGGGGCATATTCCAAATTAACTCCCAGAAACCGGGCAGGGTCAACCACGCCGTGATAGGGGGTATTATAAGCCAAGAAAAGAGTCCGCCCACAAGCCAATAGGTTTCCCAATTCCAACGCTCCACTTTTTTATATGGCATGTAAAAACTTCCTGCCGCCACCCCTCCGATTAGATGAAAAAATACTCCTAATACTGTTTGCATGTTTTACGATTTATTAGTGTTTGTCCTCAGCAAATTTTAATACACTCAATATTTAAAAGTAAGGCGAGTTTTTTTATTTTCGATGCGATATGTCCCACACCCACGGCACAATGGTGCGCTGGTCCATGGCTGTTCCATTGTTGCACAAAATTTCGGGCACCAATAGAAAATTTATAGCGGCTATTGGTATTTCCTATCTCCAATATAGGCCCGGCCACCGATTCTCCTTCGGCAATTAAGAACAAAAGACTTCCTTTGCCATCCTCAACAACGGAAAGGAGTGTTATCGGACCATTTTTGACTGTCATTTCTATAGAGAGCCCTTGACCTACTTTTCCGTGGTAGACCTCAAGAGGCTTTACCCTGGTCTTACCTTGGGCAATGGCAATATGTCCAGGACCGTCGTGTCCCATAAGAACCACATCTTCCTTAAAATCCAATGCGTAATATTCAGTAAAAGAACCGCCTGCACCAAAACAATCCATAATTTTCATGGCTTGTGCATTCTTAATTTCATATTCGCCGGCTACAGGAATACCATTTCCTGTAAGTAGGGAAGTTCCTAGAATGATAGAGCTGAGCGTATCGTAATTATCGGAACCTTCGATGCCTTTATAGTAGTAGGCCATAGAACCCAAATTGTATTTATTGACCAATGTATCTAATGCAACTGATGTTCTCGCGGCCCTTCTTATTTCACTTTCTAAACAATCGCGTTGAATATCGAAAGCCTCGTAAAAGGTTTGTATTTTATCTTCGATGGATTTGCTCGATACATTATGGCGCAATGCTGATAGTTCATCTACTTCAATAAGTTCTATATGTCCCCCAAATACGGAATATTGAGTAGTTAAATCGGTATAGATGTCTAACATACCACTGTAGTAATGGCCCATGCATCCTAATTTGTTGTTGGATATGGAGTGTGATACGAATGCGGCATCTACCCACTCTTGGACTTCATTCCAGGTTTTATCGTCATTTTCTAAAATACCGACAACTTCGTGAAATTGAATACCTACTCTTTTAAAAACATTTGCGATTTCCGGAGCGGGACACGAAGAGCAATACGCTAACCATTCACCGGTCATATCTTTTCTGGTCTTCAACTGGTTGAAAGCGTTATAATCAATGGCATCGACCGGGGTTAGGTTTAATATGATTACAGGTACTTTTGCCTTTTGTACCACTGGTAAAACAGTAGAGGATAAAGCGTAAGTGCTTATATATAGAAAAATAAGGTCTACACTTTCTTGCTTAAATTTAATGCCGGCCTCAAAGGCGCTAGAGCTATTATCTATAAGTCCAAAGTTGATAATGTCGTGGCCTGATTTTTTTAGTTGATTTTCTACGATTGAATTATATTTTTCTAGGCGTTCTTTAAGACCATTAAACTGATCCCAATAGGTATCCAACCCGATTGCGAAGAGGCCTATCTTTAATTCTGGAGTCATAAATGTTTGGTTTTGATCGAATTGAATAAGCTTTTAATTTTATTCTTTGTTTAATTTAATTCATTTAGAATAAGCTTCATTCAAGCCTTATAATGATGTTATTTTTAAAAAATCAAACCCTTTCCAATTTTATGGGATAGGCGTTATTGGCATTCCATTGGCACACATATAGATTGTCATCATTGTCGATACAGACATCGTGACAGTGATAAAAAACAGGCTCTTGCTGCATCATTCTTTGTAATTTTCCATTGTTATAGTTGGGAGCCGTGCCACCAGGATTTGAAACAACCTTATTGTTTATATCTAAAATGGTGACAAAACCAGAATTAGGATTGGTCCGTGTAGGGTGCGTATCCATGTTTCCCTCAATAAAATCAATTTTTGAAGACCAGCATACCCCCGCATATAGGTTTTGATGGTGTATAACAGGACGACAAACGAAAGCACCGGGAAGATTAATTTCCTCTAAATAATTACCGTCTAGAGTAAATCGTTTAAAAGAATTGCTCGCGCGTGAAGTAATAAGTAGGGTGGGGGAGTGTTTATTCCTGTAATCGATACAAATACCATGAGCGGTTTGGAATTGGTCTTTGTCGGTGCCACGACCATTTCCTATTTTACGAATGAATTCTCCGTCTTTGGTAAATTGTAGTATATACTGGGATCCGTAGCCATCTGCAATATAAATATCACCATTAGGGCCAATTGCGGTTTCGGTTGGTTTAAAAGGATCCTCTTTTTTATAGGCTCCATATTCGGAGGGATGGCCTAACAACATTAACTCTCTACCGTCTAAGTTAGTTTTTGCCATAGATCCATCGGTGTCGCAAATAAAAAGAAAATCTTCTTCACCGTCGTTCCATAAGGAAAGACCGTGTCCTCCCTTGTAGCGTATACCCCATGAGTCTAGTAATTTTCCGGACTTATCATAAACCAATACATTATTGTGTGTGTCGTCCCCAACCATAATTAAACGGTTCTTAGAATCCATAACCATTTCGTGACAATTATTTACCGGGGTTTTGCTTGGGTCTAGATTGCCCCACTCTTTATGTACTTTGTATCGGAAATCACCATGACCTATAACTGTTTCGGTTAGTTTAGGTTTAGACGGGTTGATGTAGAAATGAGGAACGACAAGAATACCTGCGGTAGCTTTGGCTGTCTTGCTCAAAAAAGTCCTTCGATTTGTTTTTGTTTTTTTCATGAAATAAGCGAATTGGTGTTAGAGGTACCTTAGAGATTTATTTTGCTGACTCTATTTGAATATTTTCTGGTTGATATGGTTTAAGTGCTAAAAGAAACATGGGCCATTGGGCCCATGCCTCAAAAAAACCAACTCAACTCATATTTTAGGATTTTTTATTAATTGGATTGCCGAACAAATCTAAAATTGGTTTACCATGTCCGTCAGGTGTGGTATAAAATGGTCTGCCTTCTATAGTGTAGTGTGTTTCCGGGTGCATGCCTAAAGAGTGATATATAGATTGGTGTACTTGATCTATTACCACAGGGTTTTCTATAGAGGAACATGGTCTTTCATCTGCTGTTTTTCCGTACACTAGCCCTTTTTCAATTCCACCGCCCCACATAAGTATAGAGCTCCCGTCCGTAAAATGCCTGTGCATGCCATAAAACTTTTCATCTTCGATTATATCAGGTTGCTTTACTTGATCCTGTACTTGTTCTCCAGGTCTACCTTCCATAATTGCATCACGACTAAATTCACTTGCCAAAATAATGAGGGTTCGGTCTAAGTGGCCACTTTCATCTAGGTCTTTTATCAATTGCGCAATTGGCCTATCCACTAATTTTTTCATTTTTTCTGTACGTGTATGGCCATTTTCGTGCGTATCCCACCCTAGAAAAGGTTCATACTCAGTAGAGACACTAATAAACCTACCCCCATTCATAGCCAGCCTTTTCGCTAAGAGGCATCCCAAACCAAATCTGCCCGTGTTGTAGGTATCGTAAACTTCTTTTGGTTCTTCTGAAAGGTCAAATACTTTTGCTTCTGGAGAGTTCAGTAAACGATAGGAAGACTCCATAGAACGCATTAGTGATTCACGTTGATAATCGCTACCATCTTCCATGATGCTGCTTTTGTTGGCTAACTCTTTATAAAGTTTATAACGAGCCTCAAATCTTTTTAAGGACATACCTTGTGGAGGTCTAACGCTATCTAACCCAGTTGAAGGGTCTGGTATTAGAAATGGACCAAATTCACTTCCTAAAAAACCAGCTGAATGAAAAGCTTTCAACTCTTCGGCCTCTCCCATCGTAAAGCGTTGTCCCATAGAAATGAAAGGAGGGATGACGGGATTTACGGGGCCTAATTCCTTTGCTATCCACGCACCTATATGTGGGGCCTGTACAGATTGTGGAGGTTCATAACAAGTGTGCCAATGGTATTGATGTCGTGTATGTAAAATATGACCAAGATCAGCTGATTTATAGGATCGAATAATTGCGCCTTTATCCATTACTTCTGCAATAGATTCAAGTCCTTCTGAAAAATCCAGCCCGTCAACTGCTGTTGGTATTTTAGGAAAAGTACTGAGTATCCTTTTACTTTCAACACCCTTGTTATATGGTACGTATGTCTTGGGATCAAAAGTTTCGGTATGGGCCATACCTCCTGCCATCCATAGTAAAATAACGGTGTCTGCAGTAGAGGTAATTTTAGGAACCTGGTTTGTACAAGAACTTAAAAAGCTTGCTAAAGGTATAGATGTGGCCGATGCGGCCAAGCTTGCAGCTGTCATTTTTTTAATAAAATCCCTACGTGCATTTTGTTTATCCATAATCAATTTAATTTATGAATTGGAATTCCGGTAAAATCAGTGTAGACCAAAACAAGTCCTGTAATTTTTCTTTGCTGGGGTCGTTACCCAATGCAGAAACCATTATTCCGAATTCTTGATCGGTTGGTTTTCTGCCCATGGCGTGTAAATAGAGTTCATTCACGATTATGCTACTGTCTTTGTTGTATTTTTCAAGCCAAATTTTTGCACCTTCTCCCAAGACGTTGTTGAAAAACTCCCCATTGGTGAGTTCTAAAGCTTGCAATAGTGTGGCTTGTTCGTCTCTTGAGGTAGTAACGTTTTCCCTGCTAGGTCTGCCAAGGGCTTTCATGAACGGGTGTTGTTCGACAAGGCTTGCCCTGGCGAATTTACCGTTACGCTTCTTAAATGTGAAATCTATTAAATTGCCCCAATTTGAATCTCCGTAATTACGTACAGCTTCCCACTTACTATCGTTATAATCGGAACTGGTCCAATTTTTTTCTGGTTTATCGGAGGTGCTTTTCCAGGTATTATCAGAATTGATGATGGTCTCGTCACCATTGGTGTAAACAATCTTTAGGGAGAAGAGTATTCCAGCAGGGTTTGCAATCTTACCCTCGTTGATGCCTTCAATAGCAATTGTATTCTTTCCGCTTTTTAAAGTTTTTTGAATACTTAGTTTATCTACTTGTGCCCAATCTGAACCTTGAGCCAATTTCGAATCATTTATATAAAGGGTATAAGAGTGGTCTACTGAGATTAAGACTGTTGCACTTTCTATAGATGTATGGGGTAGTGTAAATTCTTTTCTGAAATACCTTTTCCCCGGTTCGGGAAGAACGACCCTGTCAAACTTCATTTCTTTATGCCAAATGCGGGAGGAAGGTAGTTCATTGCCTTCAGGATTATAGGCTACCGAGGTGTATACTGGTTTTATGAGTTGGCTAACTGCATCGGAAAACTGTTCGGCACTCATGCGTTTGAGTATAGGCCCTTTAAATTGATATGCTGATTTGATGTCATCACTATTTTTGTAATTGACCGTTGACAGCTGGTATGCCTTTGACATCATGATTTGTTTGATAAGATGCTTAAGGTTGTAATTCGAGTCTATAAAATCAGATGCTAACCAATCTAGTAAATTGGCATCCCATGGTTCATTATCCATTTCGTCTAAGGGTTCTATAATACCCCTGCCCATTAACTGTTCCCAAAACCTATTGGTTATCGTGCGGTACAGTCTCCCGTTCTCTGGTTTCACCATTACTTCGGAAAGCTTAAACAACCTTTCTTTAACGCTTTCTGCTTCAACGCTACCTAATTCCGGATAAAGGAAATTTACCGAAGCCATTTTTCCAATGGGTTTGTCACAACGGTTCAACTCGAGGACAGAGTCTGCAAAAATTGAAGCAAAACCATAAGACTGTTCAAGGGTAAGGTTGCTTACAAAGCTATTATGACATGAAGCACATTTTACATTGACTCCCAGTAAGGATTGACCAATATTTTGGGCAGCCTGCATTTCTGTTCGTTGGCTGGCATTGACTACACCTCTCCATTGAATTCCTTTTATAAATCCCTCGGAGACCTGTGTAGGGTTAACGAGTTCTTTTACCATTTGGTCATAGCTCTTATTGTTTAACAACGAGGTATACAACCAATCGGTAATTTGTTTTCTTCCTCCTGTTATAAATCCGGTTCCACTGTAATCGTTTCGCAAAAGATCGTTCCAGAAACTCAACCAATGTTGGGTGTAGTTGTGAGAATTGTTTAATAAGGTATCAATTAGAGCTTCTCTTTTGTTTGAATTTGTGTCCTGGATAAATTCGGCAACTGTTTTTGGAGTTGGAAGTAATCCAATTATATCTAAATGTGCACGTCGTACAAAGGTTCTGTCATCTACAACTTGGGGCCATACTATGTGGTGATCATTAAAGTAGGAGTCTATTAATTTGTCAACGGGATTAATTTCGCTCGACTCAGGTAATTTTGGCATTTTAAGGGATAATTCTGCTTCGGGAAAAACTTTTAGCGTCTGATCTGACCAGTGAGCCCCATTTTTAATCCATAATTTTATCAATGAAATTTCATTGTCCTTGAGAACCTTACCCTTTTTTGGCATAACTTCATCATCATTCGGGGAAAGTGAAATTCGTCGGTACAGTTCACTTTTTAAAGGATTTCCATCTTCAATGACTTTCCCTGAATCTCCGCCCGCAAAAATACCTTCTTTACTATCCAATACCAGATTTCCTTTTTGTTTGTTCGCATTATGACATTGGTAACAGTTATGGGCTAAAATAGACCTGACTTCTAAATTTAATTTGTCAAGTTGTTCTATGGTTAAAGAATCGGATTCTTTTAAATCGGCCAGCAATGCTAGACCCTTGGTATTGTCATAACCTTCATTGTTCCCTGGTAAAATACTGGTAAGATAATCTTCTCCATGCGTAAGGTTCGCCCCTAAATGACCGGCTATGGTCAGCACAACAATGGTCAATGTAAGCGAAGTCCTGTAGAGACGAAAATCAGAAATTCTCCCTTTTAAGGTAGCCCTTAATATCAGAATAGTGATACTTGCCAAGATTGCAGTAGCAACACCCGTATATTGATGATTGTCTACTAAATCTCCACTGTAGTCCTCTTGTGTTCGTAAAATCCAACCGAAAAAAGCTGAAAAAATAGAGAATAGGGCTCCCACATAAATCATCCAGTAGGTTCCTGTGCGAAGTCCTTTTCTTTTTCCTCCCACAGTTGACATTTCAAAAAGAAATGCGACTACCAATAACCCAATAGGAAAATGCACCAATAAAGGGTGCAATCTTCCTAATAGTTGAAGTATCCAATTAAAATCTTCCATAGTTGACTTGCTTATTATTGTTTAGGCTGCATATGTATGTTCCGCGTTTTTTTTTGATACAATAAGGTACTGAAATAAGGAAGACTGAAAAGATGTTATTTATTATTGTCTTAATAACCTTCGTTCTGTTTTAAATTTGGGTTGACCAACAATTCCCTTTCCGGTAATGGAAATAAAATTTCGTGGGCTTCAAACTTATAGTCTCCTGGAGAAAATCCGATTTGGCCTCTTGAGGTAGTGGGGTTAGCTCGTTCATTTTCACCATGGGCATTTAAGAACGTCACTAATTCGGAGGGGGTAAACGTGCGTTTCAAATCAAACC
This genomic interval from Zobellia roscoffensis contains the following:
- the rhaT gene encoding L-rhamnose/proton symporter RhaT, encoding MQTVLGVFFHLIGGVAAGSFYMPYKKVERWNWETYWLVGGLFSWLIIPPITAWLTLPGFWELIWNMPPATLGYIILFGLLWGIGGLTYGLGIRYLGLSLGNTVILGFSAVFGALVPTIYYDFFPIEGKTTFNELISSTWGQVILLGILICLLGIAICGKAGMMKEKQLPQKEQSKTNNEFNLFKGLAIGLCSGILSSCFNFGIEAGQSLSESAVAAGMNPLFQNNATFVVLLWGGLTLNLIWCISLNIRNKSFGDYSDLKKPLRKNYLLCALAGTTWFLQFFFYGMGESKLGNGATGWVLHMSCIILVGNIWGIVLKEWKETGSRAKITVGTGIFVILISVALLGYGNYLRTI
- a CDS encoding arabinose isomerase, with the protein product MTPELKIGLFAIGLDTYWDQFNGLKERLEKYNSIVENQLKKSGHDIINFGLIDNSSSAFEAGIKFKQESVDLIFLYISTYALSSTVLPVVQKAKVPVIILNLTPVDAIDYNAFNQLKTRKDMTGEWLAYCSSCPAPEIANVFKRVGIQFHEVVGILENDDKTWNEVQEWVDAAFVSHSISNNKLGCMGHYYSGMLDIYTDLTTQYSVFGGHIELIEVDELSALRHNVSSKSIEDKIQTFYEAFDIQRDCLESEIRRAARTSVALDTLVNKYNLGSMAYYYKGIEGSDNYDTLSSIILGTSLLTGNGIPVAGEYEIKNAQAMKIMDCFGAGGSFTEYYALDFKEDVVLMGHDGPGHIAIAQGKTRVKPLEVYHGKVGQGLSIEMTVKNGPITLLSVVEDGKGSLLFLIAEGESVAGPILEIGNTNSRYKFSIGARNFVQQWNSHGPAHHCAVGVGHIASKIKKLALLLNIECIKIC
- a CDS encoding 6-bladed beta-propeller, with the translated sequence MSKTAKATAGILVVPHFYINPSKPKLTETVIGHGDFRYKVHKEWGNLDPSKTPVNNCHEMVMDSKNRLIMVGDDTHNNVLVYDKSGKLLDSWGIRYKGGHGLSLWNDGEEDFLFICDTDGSMAKTNLDGRELMLLGHPSEYGAYKKEDPFKPTETAIGPNGDIYIADGYGSQYILQFTKDGEFIRKIGNGRGTDKDQFQTAHGICIDYRNKHSPTLLITSRASNSFKRFTLDGNYLEEINLPGAFVCRPVIHHQNLYAGVCWSSKIDFIEGNMDTHPTRTNPNSGFVTILDINNKVVSNPGGTAPNYNNGKLQRMMQQEPVFYHCHDVCIDNDDNLYVCQWNANNAYPIKLERV
- a CDS encoding DUF1501 domain-containing protein, which translates into the protein MDKQNARRDFIKKMTAASLAASATSIPLASFLSSCTNQVPKITSTADTVILLWMAGGMAHTETFDPKTYVPYNKGVESKRILSTFPKIPTAVDGLDFSEGLESIAEVMDKGAIIRSYKSADLGHILHTRHQYHWHTCYEPPQSVQAPHIGAWIAKELGPVNPVIPPFISMGQRFTMGEAEELKAFHSAGFLGSEFGPFLIPDPSTGLDSVRPPQGMSLKRFEARYKLYKELANKSSIMEDGSDYQRESLMRSMESSYRLLNSPEAKVFDLSEEPKEVYDTYNTGRFGLGCLLAKRLAMNGGRFISVSTEYEPFLGWDTHENGHTRTEKMKKLVDRPIAQLIKDLDESGHLDRTLIILASEFSRDAIMEGRPGEQVQDQVKQPDIIEDEKFYGMHRHFTDGSSILMWGGGIEKGLVYGKTADERPCSSIENPVVIDQVHQSIYHSLGMHPETHYTIEGRPFYTTPDGHGKPILDLFGNPINKKS
- a CDS encoding DUF1549 domain-containing protein produces the protein MEDFNWILQLLGRLHPLLVHFPIGLLVVAFLFEMSTVGGKRKGLRTGTYWMIYVGALFSIFSAFFGWILRTQEDYSGDLVDNHQYTGVATAILASITILILRATLKGRISDFRLYRTSLTLTIVVLTIAGHLGANLTHGEDYLTSILPGNNEGYDNTKGLALLADLKESDSLTIEQLDKLNLEVRSILAHNCYQCHNANKQKGNLVLDSKEGIFAGGDSGKVIEDGNPLKSELYRRISLSPNDDEVMPKKGKVLKDNEISLIKLWIKNGAHWSDQTLKVFPEAELSLKMPKLPESSEINPVDKLIDSYFNDHHIVWPQVVDDRTFVRRAHLDIIGLLPTPKTVAEFIQDTNSNKREALIDTLLNNSHNYTQHWLSFWNDLLRNDYSGTGFITGGRKQITDWLYTSLLNNKSYDQMVKELVNPTQVSEGFIKGIQWRGVVNASQRTEMQAAQNIGQSLLGVNVKCASCHNSFVSNLTLEQSYGFASIFADSVLELNRCDKPIGKMASVNFLYPELGSVEAESVKERLFKLSEVMVKPENGRLYRTITNRFWEQLMGRGIIEPLDEMDNEPWDANLLDWLASDFIDSNYNLKHLIKQIMMSKAYQLSTVNYKNSDDIKSAYQFKGPILKRMSAEQFSDAVSQLIKPVYTSVAYNPEGNELPSSRIWHKEMKFDRVVLPEPGKRYFRKEFTLPHTSIESATVLISVDHSYTLYINDSKLAQGSDWAQVDKLSIQKTLKSGKNTIAIEGINEGKIANPAGILFSLKIVYTNGDETIINSDNTWKSTSDKPEKNWTSSDYNDSKWEAVRNYGDSNWGNLIDFTFKKRNGKFARASLVEQHPFMKALGRPSRENVTTSRDEQATLLQALELTNGEFFNNVLGEGAKIWLEKYNKDSSIIVNELYLHAMGRKPTDQEFGIMVSALGNDPSKEKLQDLFWSTLILPEFQFIN